From Agromyces sp. SYSU T00194, a single genomic window includes:
- a CDS encoding YaeQ family protein, with amino-acid sequence MATGATIHTFTVHLADVDRGVYEELSLRVARHPSETDAFMLTRVLAYCLEYVEGIAFSDGVSAVDLPAVLARDATGALTAWIEVGAPDAERLHAGSRQAARTVVYTHRDPAKVAAQWAGKRIHRADELALYSFDPGFLDAATAHLERRNELTVSVTERRLYLDLNGTTLETDVHEQPVA; translated from the coding sequence ATGGCCACCGGCGCGACGATCCACACCTTCACCGTGCACCTCGCCGACGTCGACCGCGGCGTCTACGAGGAGCTCTCGCTGCGCGTCGCCCGCCACCCCTCGGAGACCGACGCGTTCATGCTCACGCGCGTGCTCGCCTACTGCCTCGAGTACGTCGAGGGCATCGCGTTCAGCGACGGCGTCTCGGCCGTCGACCTGCCGGCAGTGCTCGCGCGCGACGCGACCGGGGCGCTCACCGCCTGGATCGAGGTCGGCGCCCCCGACGCCGAGCGCCTGCACGCCGGCAGCCGCCAGGCCGCGCGCACGGTCGTCTACACCCACCGCGACCCCGCGAAGGTCGCCGCACAGTGGGCGGGCAAGCGCATCCACCGCGCCGACGAGCTCGCGCTGTACTCGTTCGACCCCGGGTTCCTCGACGCGGCCACCGCGCACCTCGAGCGCCGCAACGAGCTCACCGTCTCGGTCACCGAGCGACGCCTCTACCTCGACCTGAACGGCACGACGCTCGAGACCGATGTGCACGAGCAGCCGGTCGCCTGA
- a CDS encoding SDR family NAD(P)-dependent oxidoreductase — MPTIAIVGAGPGLGAAVARRFGREGFQVALISRDQAKLDALAAELGDAGVTARGYAADVREPDQLTAALARAADELGPVSALQYSPLPSRSYLEPVLDLTPELALEALSFSALGLIAAARAVLPAMREAGDGTIILINGGTSVKARPGFSGTSVAFPAESAYGEMLHDALADEGVRVVQLVIPGAIPKLRLPNGIDDVADRIWELHATPGEFRTMLIPLEEGRE; from the coding sequence ATGCCCACCATCGCCATCGTCGGAGCCGGGCCGGGGCTCGGCGCCGCCGTCGCCCGCAGGTTCGGACGCGAGGGGTTCCAGGTCGCGCTGATCTCGCGCGACCAGGCGAAGCTCGACGCGCTCGCCGCCGAGCTCGGCGACGCCGGGGTGACGGCCCGCGGCTACGCCGCCGACGTGCGCGAGCCCGACCAGCTCACCGCCGCACTCGCGCGGGCCGCCGACGAGCTCGGCCCCGTCAGCGCCCTGCAGTACAGCCCGCTGCCGTCGCGCAGCTACCTCGAGCCGGTGCTCGACCTCACGCCCGAGCTCGCCCTCGAGGCTCTCAGCTTCTCGGCCCTCGGCCTCATCGCCGCCGCGCGCGCCGTGCTGCCCGCCATGCGCGAAGCGGGCGACGGAACGATCATCCTCATCAACGGCGGCACCTCGGTCAAGGCACGTCCCGGCTTCTCGGGCACGTCGGTCGCGTTCCCCGCCGAGAGCGCCTACGGCGAGATGCTGCACGACGCGCTCGCCGACGAGGGCGTGCGCGTGGTGCAGCTGGTGATCCCCGGCGCGATCCCGAAGCTCCGGCTGCCGAACGGCATCGACGACGTGGCGGACCGCATCTGGGAGCTCCACGCGACGCCGGGCGAGTTCCGCACCATGCTCATCCCGCTCGAAGAGGGCCGGGAGTAG
- a CDS encoding adenine phosphoribosyltransferase, with product MDDIRARLESRIALVPDFPQPGIMFRDLTPVFADADLFRGMVDALVAPFAGSYDVFAGIEARGFLLAGAASMRTDAGVLAVRKAGKLPRATIAESYALEYGEARLEVHADDLPPGTRVLVLDDVLATGGTAAATCTLVERAGWEVAGVAVVLELEVLGGRAALEGREVFSLLQA from the coding sequence ATGGACGACATCCGTGCACGCCTCGAGTCCCGCATCGCCCTCGTGCCCGACTTCCCGCAGCCCGGCATCATGTTCCGCGACCTCACGCCGGTGTTCGCCGACGCCGACCTGTTCCGCGGCATGGTCGACGCGCTCGTCGCACCGTTCGCGGGCAGCTACGACGTGTTCGCGGGCATCGAGGCGCGCGGGTTCCTGCTCGCGGGCGCCGCGTCGATGCGCACGGATGCGGGTGTGCTGGCCGTGCGCAAGGCCGGCAAGCTGCCCCGGGCGACCATCGCCGAGTCGTACGCGCTGGAGTACGGCGAGGCCCGGCTCGAGGTGCACGCCGACGACCTGCCGCCGGGCACGCGCGTGCTGGTGCTGGACGACGTGCTCGCGACCGGCGGCACCGCGGCGGCGACCTGCACGCTCGTCGAGCGCGCCGGCTGGGAGGTCGCGGGCGTGGCGGTCGTGCTCGAGCTGGAGGTGCTCGGCGGCCGCGCAGCGCTGGAGGGACGTGAGGTCTTCAGCCTGCTGCAGGCCTAG